A genomic segment from Thermotoga neapolitana DSM 4359 encodes:
- a CDS encoding alpha-amylase family glycosyl hydrolase, producing the protein MNLKNLIIYEAFARAYPGEKGKKFLSLEKDLERLKGMGINTVWLMPIHPTGVEGRKGTLGSPYAIRDYYEIDLLIGTKGDFKKFVKRAHELNMYVLMDMVLNHAAVDNVLVKKHPEWFLRDENGNPTRKVPDWSDVVDFDYSNGELREYMINMMRYWVEEFDVDGFRCDVAGLVPLDFWLQARKNLDPVKRLIWISETHDPYMYQAFDITYDYDGYYRFRDFIEGKNSLREYIDFLRMQDHMYPRGYIKMRFLENHDQPRVAKFLSRESLMHWIAFLFTVKGVPLVHNGQEYALKEDLDIFNEYTLPIPGEENEIFSLHRKLAHYRYKTNVFSNGEMIFIRNDQPERVISYLWRHGNRFILCVLNPLLENTSVTLDFSGIWENICIHSKNVFNDDIVRVSVKNSRAKIKVGREPLILSFVLY; encoded by the coding sequence ATGAACCTCAAAAACCTGATAATATACGAAGCCTTCGCAAGGGCTTATCCGGGTGAAAAAGGGAAAAAGTTTCTCTCTCTCGAAAAAGATCTGGAAAGACTGAAGGGAATGGGCATCAACACGGTGTGGTTGATGCCCATTCATCCTACTGGTGTGGAAGGAAGGAAAGGGACTCTTGGCTCTCCGTATGCCATCCGTGACTACTACGAGATAGATCTTTTGATCGGGACAAAGGGAGATTTCAAAAAATTTGTGAAAAGAGCACACGAACTGAACATGTACGTTCTGATGGACATGGTGTTGAACCATGCTGCTGTCGACAATGTCCTAGTGAAGAAACACCCTGAGTGGTTTCTCAGGGATGAAAACGGAAACCCCACGAGGAAGGTTCCCGACTGGTCGGATGTCGTCGATTTTGACTATTCGAACGGAGAATTGAGAGAGTACATGATCAACATGATGAGGTACTGGGTTGAAGAGTTCGACGTGGATGGCTTTCGATGTGATGTGGCAGGCCTTGTTCCTCTGGATTTCTGGCTTCAGGCAAGAAAAAATCTCGATCCTGTGAAAAGACTCATATGGATATCCGAGACTCACGATCCGTACATGTACCAGGCGTTTGACATCACTTACGACTACGACGGTTATTACAGGTTCAGGGATTTCATAGAAGGGAAAAATAGTTTAAGGGAGTACATCGATTTTTTGAGGATGCAGGATCACATGTACCCAAGAGGATACATAAAGATGAGGTTTCTGGAAAACCACGATCAACCCAGAGTGGCGAAGTTTCTCTCTCGAGAATCACTGATGCACTGGATTGCTTTTCTCTTCACGGTGAAGGGAGTACCCCTGGTTCACAACGGGCAGGAATACGCTCTCAAGGAAGATCTTGACATATTCAACGAGTACACACTTCCCATTCCTGGAGAAGAAAACGAAATATTCTCTCTGCACAGAAAACTAGCACATTACAGATACAAAACGAACGTGTTTTCGAACGGAGAGATGATCTTCATAAGAAACGATCAGCCGGAGAGGGTGATATCCTATCTCTGGAGGCACGGAAACAGATTCATCCTCTGTGTCTTGAACCCTCTTTTGGAGAATACATCCGTTACTCTGGATTTTTCCGGCATATGGGAAAATATCTGTATTCACTCCAAAAATGTGTTCAACGACGATATTGTGAGGGTGAGTGTGAAAAATTCCAGAGCAAAAATAAAAGTCGGAAGAGAACCTCTGATACTTTCTTTCGTGCTCTACTGA
- a CDS encoding DUF503 domain-containing protein, which produces MNIGVVNLRVRLFGVRSLKEKRGILRRLMNDLRKKYNISISEVGAHDSKNFFEIGIAMVNTDKAFIEKVFDAIIDYLELYPGMEVEEAEREVW; this is translated from the coding sequence ATGAACATAGGTGTGGTGAATTTGCGCGTCAGACTCTTCGGTGTGAGATCCTTGAAAGAAAAAAGAGGCATACTGAGAAGACTCATGAATGACCTGAGAAAAAAGTACAACATATCCATTTCTGAAGTTGGGGCACACGATTCGAAGAACTTCTTCGAGATAGGAATCGCTATGGTGAACACCGACAAGGCTTTCATAGAGAAGGTTTTTGACGCCATCATAGATTATCTGGAACTCTATCCCGGTATGGAGGTAGAGGAAGCAGAGAGAGAGGTGTGGTAG
- the yqeK gene encoding bis(5'-nucleosyl)-tetraphosphatase (symmetrical) YqeK, with amino-acid sequence MTLVIDELEAILNRVLSKKRIVHVKSVVDFSKRLGEIYNVDLNRLELAALSHDMFRDVPPRKLLKMSRAYGLKISDLEKAHPVLLHGKVAAEFLKRRFGVDDEEVLIAVAYHTSGHVGFREIGKILFIADSLEFTRDFPGVDALRKIAFRNLEEGFFQVLKNKIFYAVGRDLLLIPETVELWNSILMSRGGHVDEEVE; translated from the coding sequence ATGACGCTGGTCATAGATGAACTGGAAGCGATCCTGAACAGAGTCCTTTCAAAAAAAAGGATCGTTCATGTAAAGTCTGTGGTGGATTTTTCAAAAAGACTGGGAGAGATATACAACGTGGATCTGAACAGACTGGAACTTGCCGCTCTGTCACATGATATGTTCAGAGACGTGCCACCCAGAAAACTCTTGAAGATGTCCAGGGCTTACGGTCTGAAGATATCGGATCTAGAAAAGGCTCATCCTGTTTTGCTCCACGGAAAGGTGGCGGCAGAGTTTTTGAAAAGACGCTTCGGTGTGGATGACGAAGAAGTACTCATAGCCGTTGCTTATCATACTTCAGGACACGTTGGTTTCAGGGAAATAGGAAAGATCCTCTTCATAGCCGATTCTCTGGAGTTCACACGGGACTTTCCAGGGGTTGACGCTCTGAGGAAGATAGCGTTTCGAAACCTAGAGGAAGGATTCTTCCAGGTTTTGAAGAATAAAATCTTCTACGCGGTCGGAAGAGATCTTTTGCTCATACCCGAAACGGTGGAACTCTGGAACAGTATTCTCATGAGCAGAGGAGGTCATGTGGATGAAGAGGTCGAGTAA
- a CDS encoding YaaR family protein: MRIDPLGGESLKNQEVKGKKSKRTSRTGEVDKKEFFDIMKDISVEQFEKLLKEALEEVIESGNELVRSPTPSNLKRYKNAIKEFLKLVEKKLYKLSGSFDMTSGKAKLHVVVEEVNEKLMDLAEKIMKNEWQTINLAARIEEINGLILNLYR; the protein is encoded by the coding sequence GTGAGGATAGACCCTCTCGGAGGGGAATCTCTGAAAAACCAGGAGGTCAAAGGAAAAAAATCCAAGAGAACTTCCAGAACCGGAGAAGTAGATAAAAAGGAATTCTTCGATATAATGAAGGACATCAGCGTAGAGCAATTTGAAAAACTCCTCAAAGAGGCCCTCGAGGAAGTGATCGAGTCCGGGAATGAACTTGTGAGGTCCCCCACTCCCTCTAACCTGAAAAGGTACAAGAATGCCATAAAGGAATTTCTGAAACTCGTTGAGAAAAAACTCTACAAACTGTCCGGTAGTTTCGATATGACAAGCGGGAAGGCAAAACTACACGTTGTGGTGGAGGAAGTGAACGAAAAACTGATGGACCTCGCCGAAAAGATCATGAAGAACGAATGGCAGACGATAAACCTGGCTGCCAGGATAGAAGAGATCAACGGACTCATACTCAACCTCTACCGCTGA
- the nadC gene encoding carboxylating nicotinate-nucleotide diphosphorylase, which translates to MEKLLEILSSHVREDEGNLDIASFPLRNTTSRATVFLKTENVVASGIELAQRFLEKYHLKSIFHVKDGEFIPKKGAIGEIEGNTYSLLLIERTLLNTLSLMFSTATVTRRFARKLKHAKIAATRKTIPGFSLFQKLAVMHGGGDTHRFNLGDCVMIKDNHLKLYGSVEKAIQEVKKISSFTRKIEIEVENMEDALKAVEMGADIVMLDNMSPEMVEKVSKKIKEMNPNVVVEVSGGITEENVSDYDIETVDVISTSRLTLSEVFVDLSLEIQR; encoded by the coding sequence GTGGAAAAACTCCTTGAGATCCTTTCATCACACGTGAGGGAAGACGAAGGAAATCTGGATATCGCTTCTTTTCCCCTTCGAAACACGACATCCAGAGCGACTGTTTTTCTGAAAACAGAAAACGTGGTCGCTTCCGGAATAGAACTCGCCCAGAGATTTCTGGAAAAGTACCATCTGAAGTCCATCTTCCACGTGAAGGATGGTGAGTTCATACCCAAAAAAGGTGCGATAGGTGAAATAGAAGGCAACACGTACAGCCTGCTTTTGATCGAAAGAACTCTCCTCAACACACTATCACTGATGTTTTCAACAGCCACCGTTACAAGGAGGTTTGCCAGAAAACTCAAACACGCAAAGATAGCCGCCACGAGGAAAACGATTCCGGGTTTTTCCCTTTTCCAGAAACTTGCTGTGATGCACGGAGGCGGAGACACCCACAGGTTCAATCTGGGAGACTGCGTTATGATAAAGGACAACCATTTGAAACTCTACGGAAGTGTGGAAAAAGCGATCCAGGAAGTTAAAAAAATTTCCTCCTTCACAAGAAAGATCGAAATCGAGGTCGAAAACATGGAAGACGCCCTGAAGGCCGTTGAGATGGGAGCAGATATCGTCATGCTGGACAACATGTCGCCAGAAATGGTAGAGAAGGTATCGAAGAAGATCAAAGAGATGAACCCAAACGTCGTGGTGGAGGTGTCTGGAGGCATCACAGAGGAGAACGTATCGGATTACGATATAGAAACAGTGGATGTGATCTCAACAAGCCGCCTGACTTTGAGTGAGGTCTTTGTGGACCTTTCACTTGAGATTCAGCGGTAG
- the nadA gene encoding quinolinate synthase NadA, whose product MIDKILKLKKEKGYVILAHNYQIPELQDIADFVGDSLQLARKAMDLEEKKILFLGVDFMAELVKILNPEKKVIVPDRSATCPMANRLTPETIEEYKRKYPNAPVVLYVNSTAECKTLADVICTSANAVEVVRKIESDVILFGPDRNLAEYVAEKTGKKIFAMPEDGHCPVHQFSENSVDIAKKKHPDARVVVHPECPKPVRDKADYVGSTGQMEKIPEKDTAKTFVIGTEVGMIHKLKKKFPDRNFIPLESAICVNMKKNTLENTLLALETESFEVTLPEDIIEKARRPILKMFEIMG is encoded by the coding sequence GTGATAGACAAAATCCTGAAACTGAAGAAGGAAAAAGGTTATGTGATACTTGCTCACAACTACCAGATCCCGGAACTTCAGGATATAGCAGACTTTGTTGGAGACTCACTGCAACTTGCAAGGAAAGCCATGGATCTGGAAGAAAAAAAGATTCTTTTCCTCGGTGTGGATTTCATGGCAGAACTGGTCAAGATATTGAATCCAGAAAAAAAGGTCATAGTTCCTGACAGAAGCGCAACATGCCCTATGGCAAACCGCCTGACACCGGAGACAATCGAGGAATACAAAAGAAAATACCCGAATGCTCCTGTTGTTCTTTACGTGAACAGCACAGCCGAGTGTAAAACCCTTGCGGACGTCATATGCACCTCAGCAAACGCGGTGGAGGTTGTAAGAAAAATCGAATCGGATGTGATCCTCTTTGGCCCAGATAGAAACCTGGCAGAGTACGTGGCCGAGAAAACAGGGAAGAAAATCTTCGCCATGCCCGAAGATGGTCACTGCCCTGTTCATCAGTTCAGTGAAAACTCCGTTGACATTGCAAAGAAAAAACATCCTGACGCCAGGGTAGTGGTCCATCCAGAGTGTCCAAAACCGGTCAGGGACAAAGCCGATTACGTTGGAAGCACTGGTCAGATGGAAAAGATACCGGAGAAAGACACGGCAAAGACCTTTGTGATAGGAACAGAAGTGGGTATGATCCACAAATTGAAAAAGAAATTCCCGGATAGAAACTTCATCCCACTGGAAAGCGCCATCTGTGTGAACATGAAGAAAAACACCCTGGAAAATACACTCTTGGCACTTGAGACAGAAAGTTTCGAAGTTACTCTTCCTGAAGACATCATCGAAAAAGCCAGAAGACCCATTCTCAAAATGTTTGAAATCATGGGGTGA
- the nadX gene encoding aspartate dehydrogenase, which produces MRVLIIGVGNIGKQILKMTHFEKVYAFDKFRKDHIPDIHWLEEFHVPEDVDTVIECASPEAVKEYSSQILKSPVNYLIISTSAFADRVFRESFFEELKVSPAKVFFPSGAIGGLDLLAAVRKNIHRVIIETRKHPKSLGINIEGETTVFEGSVEEAAKLFPRNINIASTVGLIAGFEKVKVIIKADSSLSNNVHIISVISDVGKYEFRIENLPSPENPKTSMVTVYSILKTIESLNSKIVFG; this is translated from the coding sequence ATGAGAGTTCTCATCATAGGTGTTGGCAACATCGGAAAGCAGATTTTGAAGATGACTCACTTTGAGAAAGTTTATGCCTTCGACAAATTCCGAAAAGATCACATTCCAGATATTCACTGGCTTGAGGAGTTTCATGTCCCGGAGGATGTGGATACAGTAATCGAATGTGCCTCCCCAGAAGCGGTTAAAGAGTACTCCTCTCAGATACTGAAAAGCCCCGTGAACTATCTGATCATCAGCACCAGCGCTTTTGCCGACAGAGTTTTCAGAGAATCGTTTTTCGAAGAACTTAAGGTTTCACCAGCAAAGGTATTTTTCCCTTCCGGTGCGATCGGTGGGCTTGATTTGCTGGCAGCGGTAAGAAAAAATATACATCGAGTGATCATTGAAACAAGAAAACACCCGAAAAGTCTTGGAATAAACATCGAAGGAGAAACGACCGTCTTCGAGGGAAGTGTAGAAGAGGCAGCAAAGCTTTTTCCCAGAAACATAAACATCGCTTCTACCGTTGGTCTCATCGCCGGCTTTGAAAAGGTAAAGGTGATCATAAAAGCCGATTCTTCTCTCTCAAACAACGTACACATCATAAGTGTTATCTCCGATGTTGGAAAATATGAATTCAGAATAGAAAACCTGCCATCTCCAGAAAATCCCAAAACGAGTATGGTAACGGTTTATTCCATTTTGAAAACCATCGAAAGTCTGAACTCCAAAATCGTCTTCGGATGA
- a CDS encoding 4Fe-4S dicluster domain-containing protein produces the protein MLVLVVWLLTLPPYCKKIKNRIGREIGMESKNTPVIGKDALGREIRDLSKIPWWGVDRKAIEWYPVINYDKCATCGICFVTCGRRVFDFDRKEGKVIVARPYNCMVACQTCMNLCPTGAISFPDVSYIKKLVAQNKIVKKTFEIIKPLLPDEHLSIKETETDPEP, from the coding sequence GTGCTGGTGCTGGTGGTGTGGTTATTAACACTCCCTCCCTATTGCAAAAAGATAAAAAACAGGATTGGGAGGGAGATTGGAATGGAATCTAAGAACACTCCGGTGATTGGAAAGGATGCCCTTGGGCGGGAGATTCGTGATCTTTCTAAAATTCCCTGGTGGGGTGTAGATAGAAAAGCAATAGAGTGGTATCCAGTCATCAACTACGATAAATGTGCAACGTGTGGTATTTGCTTTGTAACTTGTGGAAGGCGAGTATTTGACTTTGACAGAAAAGAAGGGAAAGTGATAGTAGCACGTCCTTACAATTGCATGGTCGCATGTCAGACGTGTATGAATCTTTGTCCAACAGGAGCAATAAGTTTTCCTGATGTTTCTTACATAAAGAAATTGGTCGCACAGAATAAAATTGTAAAAAAAACTTTTGAAATAATAAAACCTCTGCTACCTGATGAACACCTATCAATAAAGGAAACAGAAACTGATCCTGAACCATAA
- a CDS encoding NifB/NifX family molybdenum-iron cluster-binding protein, with protein MIIAIPVSENKGKDSPISEHFGRAPYFAFVKVENDKVLDISVEENPLAQDHIAGAVPNFVKEKGAELVIVRGIGKRAFSIFETLGIKVIRGASGTVEEVVNRYLAGQLRDLDYEVREKFHHH; from the coding sequence ATGATCATAGCCATTCCCGTTTCTGAAAACAAAGGAAAAGACTCTCCTATATCGGAACACTTTGGTAGAGCACCCTACTTCGCATTTGTAAAAGTGGAAAACGACAAAGTGCTGGATATCTCCGTTGAAGAAAACCCTCTTGCACAGGATCATATCGCCGGTGCTGTTCCAAATTTCGTGAAAGAAAAAGGTGCAGAATTGGTTATAGTGAGAGGCATTGGGAAGAGAGCATTTTCCATCTTCGAGACTCTAGGCATAAAAGTGATAAGAGGAGCTTCAGGAACGGTGGAAGAGGTGGTGAACCGGTACTTGGCAGGACAATTAAGAGATTTGGACTATGAAGTTCGGGAGAAATTCCATCACCATTGA